One window of the Candidatus Zymogenus saltonus genome contains the following:
- a CDS encoding iron ABC transporter permease: MGIRGRLIVSTVILVALAAAVAVFSLGVGSAKLSFAKVIFAVFNPGSISPEVKMILFGLRLPRLLMGLLAGGALALAGVVFQALLRNPLADPFILGVSSGAALGTIAVSVFGGTVLFNLFGTDTAVVVKKFYAFIGAMTTVYIVFRVARVKERLYPNTMLLTGVIVNAFFSAGIMFLVSISQSDKIHGIFFWLMGNLSLVSYDEVVVVLVLSIISFFAVYYLARPMNLLLSGEEAAASLGVEVERIKEFLFILASILTASVVSVVGVVGFVGLVIPHMMRMVVGPDHRVLIPASFLFGGSFLALADTAARTIVSPLELPVGVLTALFGAPFFIYLLRREM, translated from the coding sequence ATGGGAATTAGGGGAAGATTAATAGTCTCTACCGTAATCTTGGTCGCACTGGCGGCGGCCGTGGCGGTTTTTTCCCTCGGGGTGGGATCGGCGAAGCTCTCGTTTGCGAAGGTTATATTCGCCGTCTTCAACCCCGGTAGCATCTCCCCCGAGGTAAAGATGATCCTCTTCGGCCTCAGGCTTCCCCGTCTCCTGATGGGACTTCTCGCCGGGGGGGCGCTGGCGCTCGCCGGCGTGGTCTTCCAGGCGCTCCTGAGAAATCCCCTCGCCGATCCCTTCATCCTGGGCGTCTCCAGCGGGGCCGCCCTCGGAACCATCGCCGTCTCCGTGTTCGGGGGGACCGTCCTTTTCAACCTCTTCGGGACGGACACCGCCGTTGTCGTGAAGAAGTTCTACGCCTTTATCGGGGCGATGACGACCGTCTACATCGTCTTCAGGGTGGCCAGGGTAAAGGAGCGCCTCTACCCGAACACCATGCTCCTCACGGGAGTGATCGTCAACGCATTTTTCTCCGCCGGGATCATGTTTCTGGTCTCCATATCCCAGAGCGACAAGATCCACGGGATATTCTTTTGGCTCATGGGAAACCTCTCCCTCGTCTCGTACGATGAGGTGGTCGTCGTGCTTGTTTTATCGATAATCTCGTTTTTTGCGGTCTACTATCTCGCCCGGCCGATGAACCTGCTGTTGAGCGGAGAGGAGGCCGCCGCTTCTCTGGGGGTGGAGGTCGAGAGGATAAAGGAGTTTCTCTTCATCCTCGCCTCGATACTCACGGCATCCGTGGTCTCCGTTGTGGGGGTGGTCGGCTTTGTGGGGCTCGTCATCCCCCACATGATGAGGATGGTGGTGGGGCCTGACCACCGCGTCCTGATACCGGCGTCGTTCCTCTTCGGGGGGTCGTTTCTCGCCCTTGCCGACACCGCCGCAAGGACGAT